From the Winogradskyella forsetii genome, the window ATTCGCCTTGCTTGATTTCCCAATTCAGTTCTTTAAGAATGATTAATCCTGCTAGTTCTCTCGTTTCAGAGTGCTTCAAGGTGAATAAAAACAGTTCCTGATTCTCAAATTGTTTCACTTTTGATTCGACATAAAAACGAGATAAAGTTGGGTTGAGGTTTTGTTCTAAAGTTTTGGGAAAGTAGCGTTTTAATCGGGTTTCATTTGCAATAACGAAATCACAGATTTTCCAGGCGTCACCATTATGAACTGGATTGATTTCAAAATCTTTGAACCTTGCAATCATCTCTCTTGATTTAAGACCACACGATTCTGGTTTAAAAGGTCTTTCTCCTTTAAAATTTCAACGGTTTTTAATGATGCGGCAGTGACACTCATGGGCAACACCAAAATAATACCAATTACTGGAATCAATAAAAATAACATAAATACAATGCCATTGCCTATAGCAATACCTCTGTGCTGTCTTACAAACCGAATACTTTCGCGATATTTAAAATGACGCTCTAAGGTATAATCCATATTACCAAAACCAGCATAATATGCCTGAACCAAAAACAATAATACGGTTGAGAATATATTAACGATTGGTATAAACTTCAATAACAAAATAGGGATGGTAATAATGAGTTCTCTACCTAGATTTCTAACATTAATTCTAATCCCTCTCCAGAGTTGTTCCTGAAATGAGGTATTGCGGTGCTGATGTTTTTCTACACCTGTTAGATGCGCTTCAATTTTTTCTGAAACCGGACTCATAAATGGCGCAGACAATGCCATGATAATATGTTTGTACAAGATCAAACCTATAGCAATAATGACAATGGCGCCTATAAAAGTGGAGATGGAAGTAAAGGTGTCCTTTCCCCATTCCCAAACCCATACTTTGGCAATAAAACGACCCATATTATCCGATAGTCCGTAAGCCGAAAGACCAATTATGGTGGCCGTTACCAAACTAATAACAATAGGAACGGCAAAGTATTTCCAAAGTTTTAATTTTGAAATCAATGCAAATGCACCTGTGTAAGCTTTAATGCCTTTTAGTATATTGTTTATCATAGTTAGACCGCAATATCTTCTTTTAAAACTTTACGTTCATTCTCCGTAATAGTTTTAGACCAAATGGCGAGCCCAAATGTTAACACACCTAAGCGTCCAATAAACATTAAGATAATGATTACTAATTTTCCAAAGGTAGTTAAATCTCCAGTAATACCTGTACTAATCCCTACAGTGCCGAGGGCGGAAGCAACTTCAAATAAAATATCTTCGAATTTAAAGTTGTGGGTGAGCGTGATTAGGAATGTGCCAATAGCAATTATTGAACTATAAAAGATGAAAGATGATGTAGCAATATAAAGTCTTTCGTAAGGAATTCTTCTTCCTAAAAAGGTAATATTTGAACGTCCTCTCAATCGGCTTTTCATAATTGCAAAAACAGCCGTTAGCGTTGTGATTTTTATTCCACCAGCAGTACCAGAAGGAGAAGCACCAATATACATTAAAAAAATACAGACGAGCATCATTGCTTGTGAAAAA encodes:
- a CDS encoding GNAT family N-acetyltransferase — protein: MIARFKDFEINPVHNGDAWKICDFVIANETRLKRYFPKTLEQNLNPTLSRFYVESKVKQFENQELFLFTLKHSETRELAGLIILKELNWEIKQGEFAYCIGYTFEGQGLTSEAIQHLSKYAFNELGLETIQIITHKANLQSVKVALNNNFKWRKTLLNEFTPNGEAPLDMELYELRRTSKY
- a CDS encoding EI24 domain-containing protein, with amino-acid sequence MINNILKGIKAYTGAFALISKLKLWKYFAVPIVISLVTATIIGLSAYGLSDNMGRFIAKVWVWEWGKDTFTSISTFIGAIVIIAIGLILYKHIIMALSAPFMSPVSEKIEAHLTGVEKHQHRNTSFQEQLWRGIRINVRNLGRELIITIPILLLKFIPIVNIFSTVLLFLVQAYYAGFGNMDYTLERHFKYRESIRFVRQHRGIAIGNGIVFMLFLLIPVIGIILVLPMSVTAASLKTVEILKEKDLLNQNRVVLNQER